Proteins found in one Clostridium kluyveri DSM 555 genomic segment:
- a CDS encoding NCS1 family nucleobase:cation symporter-1, with amino-acid sequence MEQLVEKEIYELDKSDINVTESKLYNDDNAPVPVKERTWNTYNFTALWIGMAHCIPTYMLAGSLISLGMDWKQALFTITFGNLIVLIPILLNAHPGTKYGINFPVFSRAAFGVFGANIPAVLRAVVACGWFGINTYIGGSALNVLFSAVIPGWKTLGGSFEIAGLSLPAAITFMIFWGIQMFIIFKGMEQLKKFENWAAPAVIILAVFLVIWAVSSAHGFGPLLSEESKLKTMGDFMKVFPAALTSMVGFWATLSLNIPDFTRFAKGQKEQMVGQSLGLPITMTIFSAMGIIITSATVVIYGKAMWDPVDIIAKFTNPVALLIGFFGIVVASLSVNIAANIVSPANDFSNMAPKHISFKMGSLITGIIGILIMPWKLLSDPSGYIYAWLGTYSGILGPVAAIIICDYWIIKKKNLVLKDLYLTKGKYTYNKGFNLRAVISLAVGIFAALIGKIIPSLNGLANYAWFVGFAVSFVIYYLLSASSKEPESAAELANESSNS; translated from the coding sequence ATGGAACAACTGGTGGAAAAAGAAATATATGAATTAGATAAATCAGATATAAATGTTACAGAAAGCAAATTATATAATGATGATAATGCCCCTGTACCTGTTAAAGAGAGAACCTGGAATACTTATAATTTTACTGCACTCTGGATTGGAATGGCTCACTGTATACCCACCTATATGCTGGCAGGGAGTTTAATATCACTGGGAATGGATTGGAAACAGGCTTTATTTACCATTACTTTTGGAAATCTTATAGTTTTAATACCTATTTTATTAAATGCTCATCCTGGAACTAAATATGGAATAAATTTTCCTGTTTTCTCTAGAGCGGCCTTTGGAGTATTTGGTGCCAATATACCTGCAGTACTCAGAGCTGTTGTAGCCTGCGGATGGTTCGGAATCAATACTTATATAGGTGGAAGTGCGTTAAATGTATTATTTTCAGCTGTAATTCCAGGATGGAAAACTCTGGGTGGAAGCTTTGAAATAGCGGGATTGAGTTTGCCTGCGGCTATAACATTTATGATATTCTGGGGCATACAGATGTTTATTATATTTAAAGGAATGGAACAGCTTAAAAAATTTGAAAATTGGGCTGCACCGGCAGTAATAATTTTAGCCGTATTTTTGGTAATTTGGGCAGTTAGCTCTGCACATGGCTTTGGACCTCTTTTAAGTGAGGAAAGTAAGCTTAAAACTATGGGCGATTTTATGAAGGTATTTCCTGCAGCACTTACCAGTATGGTAGGATTTTGGGCTACTCTTTCATTGAACATACCTGATTTTACAAGATTTGCAAAAGGACAAAAAGAGCAAATGGTGGGACAGTCTTTAGGGCTTCCTATAACTATGACTATATTTTCTGCAATGGGTATAATAATAACTTCTGCTACCGTAGTTATATATGGCAAAGCCATGTGGGATCCGGTAGATATAATAGCTAAATTTACTAATCCTGTAGCATTATTAATTGGATTTTTCGGAATAGTGGTGGCTTCTCTTTCTGTCAATATAGCGGCAAATATTGTCTCTCCAGCAAATGATTTTTCAAATATGGCACCTAAACACATAAGTTTCAAAATGGGAAGTCTTATTACAGGTATTATTGGAATACTTATAATGCCATGGAAATTACTGTCTGATCCTAGTGGATATATATATGCATGGCTTGGAACTTATTCTGGAATTCTTGGACCTGTAGCAGCAATAATTATTTGTGATTATTGGATTATAAAAAAGAAAAATTTAGTTCTTAAGGATCTATACCTAACAAAGGGGAAATATACTTATAACAAAGGTTTTAACTTAAGGGCTGTTATTTCACTGGCTGTAGGCATATTTGCAGCTCTTATAGGCAAGATAATTCCAAGCTTAAACGGGTTGGCTAATTATGCTTGGTTTGTAGGCTTTGCAGTATCTTTTGTGATTTACTATTTATTAAGCGCTTCTTCAAAGGAGCCAGAGTCCGCTGCAGAGCTTGCAAATGAATCAAGTAATTCTTAG